From a single Serratia surfactantfaciens genomic region:
- the cydB gene encoding cytochrome d ubiquinol oxidase subunit II: MGIDLPLIWFVIIVFSTMMYVVMDGFDLGIGILFPWVKASDDRDLMMNTVAPVWDGNETWLVLGGAALFGAFPLAYSVILDALAIPLTLMLIGLIFRGVAFEFRFKATPEKRHIWDKAFIWGSLFATFSQGVVVGAVINGFPVEGRTYAGGALDWLTPFALFCGLGLVVTYALLGCTWLVMKTAGDLQARMYHLATPLLAILLLVLAAVSIWTPIAHPEIAARWFTLPNLFWLLPVPVLVLLSAWGIQRGVKRGAHYSPFMLTLLLVFLGLSGLGISIWPHLIPPAISLWDAAAPPQSLGFMLVGALFIIPIILVYTFWSYYVFRGKISHEHGYH; encoded by the coding sequence ATGGGCATCGATCTTCCGCTGATTTGGTTTGTGATCATCGTGTTCAGCACCATGATGTACGTGGTGATGGACGGTTTCGATTTGGGCATCGGCATCCTGTTTCCGTGGGTGAAAGCGAGCGACGACCGCGATCTGATGATGAACACCGTCGCCCCGGTGTGGGACGGCAATGAGACCTGGCTGGTGCTGGGCGGCGCGGCGCTGTTCGGCGCCTTCCCGCTGGCCTACTCGGTGATCCTCGATGCGCTGGCGATCCCGCTGACGCTGATGCTGATCGGGCTGATTTTCCGCGGCGTGGCCTTCGAGTTTCGCTTCAAGGCAACACCGGAAAAGCGCCATATCTGGGACAAGGCGTTCATCTGGGGCTCACTGTTCGCCACCTTCAGCCAGGGGGTGGTGGTGGGCGCCGTGATCAACGGCTTCCCGGTCGAGGGCCGCACCTATGCCGGCGGCGCGCTGGACTGGCTGACGCCGTTCGCACTGTTCTGCGGGCTGGGGCTGGTGGTGACCTACGCCCTGCTCGGTTGCACCTGGCTGGTGATGAAAACCGCCGGTGATCTGCAGGCGCGCATGTATCACCTGGCGACGCCGCTGTTGGCGATCCTGTTGCTGGTGCTGGCTGCGGTCAGTATCTGGACGCCGATCGCCCATCCGGAAATCGCCGCCCGCTGGTTTACCTTGCCGAACCTGTTCTGGCTGCTGCCGGTGCCGGTGCTGGTGCTGCTCAGCGCCTGGGGAATTCAACGCGGGGTGAAACGCGGCGCGCACTACTCGCCGTTCATGCTGACGCTGCTGCTGGTGTTCCTCGGCCTGAGCGGGCTCGGCATCAGCATCTGGCCGCACCTGATCCCGCCGGCCATCAGCCTGTGGGACGCCGCCGCACCGCCGCAGAGCCTTGGGTTTATGCTGGTAGGCGCGCTGTTTATCATCCCGATCATTCTGGTCTACACCTTCTGGAGCTACTACGTGTTCCGCGGCAAGATCAGCCATGAACACGGCTATCACTGA
- a CDS encoding sterol desaturase family protein — MSDLALPIVFMLFIVVAEAVALQWGRREPVNWHDLVFNLNSGHIMLWLFRGLEITCYGYVAAHFSLGLVDAWPPLLMWLFALLAWDFGFYWLHRLHHRFRLLWAVHVVHHQGEHFNLSLGVRNSWYSSLTSIPFFLLLALAGVPLSVFVTVSIFHYSIQLFNHNALTPKLGVLENILVTPAHHRVHHVKDMAYSNKNFGGSFIFWDKLFGTFCPALPTTPFSYGVSGDRPSANPFWASNLPFLRYLRLDWRPTPGRPRDRRSAFSVFSGAMLLFSLVVGYVYQYGYGYADVSWPQMALLALLALGSVALGGMTEGRPWASALWLWIAVGMPLLFIGYLGWPQRYWHIAMAAVALHALCVALGWGRMAASVAVEEPHG; from the coding sequence ATGAGCGATCTGGCGTTGCCGATAGTGTTCATGCTGTTCATCGTGGTGGCCGAGGCGGTGGCGTTGCAGTGGGGGCGCCGTGAACCGGTTAACTGGCACGATCTGGTGTTCAACCTGAACTCCGGCCATATCATGCTGTGGCTGTTCCGCGGCCTGGAAATTACCTGCTACGGCTACGTAGCCGCACATTTCAGTCTGGGGCTGGTAGACGCCTGGCCGCCGCTGTTGATGTGGCTGTTCGCTTTGCTGGCGTGGGACTTCGGTTTCTACTGGCTGCACCGTCTGCACCACCGTTTCCGGCTGCTGTGGGCGGTGCACGTGGTGCACCATCAGGGCGAGCATTTCAATCTGTCGTTGGGGGTGCGCAACTCCTGGTATTCGTCGTTGACGTCGATCCCGTTCTTTTTGCTGCTGGCGCTGGCGGGCGTGCCGCTGTCGGTATTCGTCACGGTGTCGATTTTTCATTACAGCATCCAGCTGTTTAATCACAACGCGCTGACGCCGAAGCTCGGCGTGCTGGAAAACATTCTGGTCACGCCCGCGCACCACCGGGTGCACCACGTCAAGGACATGGCGTATTCCAATAAGAATTTCGGCGGCAGCTTTATCTTCTGGGACAAGCTGTTCGGCACCTTCTGCCCGGCATTGCCGACCACGCCGTTCAGCTATGGCGTCAGCGGCGACAGACCATCCGCCAACCCGTTCTGGGCGAGCAATCTGCCGTTCCTGCGTTATTTACGGCTGGATTGGCGCCCGACGCCCGGGCGGCCGCGCGACCGCCGTTCGGCGTTTAGCGTATTCAGCGGCGCCATGCTGTTGTTCTCATTGGTGGTCGGTTACGTCTACCAATACGGCTATGGCTACGCTGACGTCAGCTGGCCGCAAATGGCGCTGCTGGCGTTGCTGGCGTTGGGATCGGTGGCATTGGGCGGCATGACGGAAGGGCGGCCGTGGGCGAGCGCGCTTTGGTTGTGGATCGCAGTAGGTATGCCGCTGCTGTTTATCGGCTATCTCGGCTGGCCACAGCGCTATTGGCATATCGCCATGGCCGCCGTGGCGCTGCATGCCCTGTGTGTCGCGCTGGGCTGGGGGCGCATGGCCGCGTCGGTCGCCGTGGAGGAGCCGCATGGTTGA
- a CDS encoding DUF2474 domain-containing protein, with translation MQDKTAAAAPAPWWKRIGWLVIIWSASVLGLFVVASLFRLLMTAAGMKSH, from the coding sequence ATGCAAGATAAAACGGCCGCAGCCGCCCCGGCGCCCTGGTGGAAACGCATCGGTTGGCTGGTGATCATCTGGAGCGCCAGCGTGCTGGGGCTGTTCGTGGTCGCCTCACTGTTCCGCTTGCTGATGACCGCGGCGGGCATGAAGTCGCATTAA
- a CDS encoding fatty acid desaturase family protein, with protein MVESLPPLSFPADGEQAFHRDLKRAAHACLAGDHRYADAARLAKAALLMGSCIGFYALSLLQHQPWAFFLCYFLFVTMGMLLNVNVNHDASHNAFLRAPWANRLVGRLVTLPLGVDPDYWRTRHVDYHHVYANVEHYDLDTEENGFFRQTPFQRWRPHMRYQHLYWPLIAALSLPYIAWIFDWSDRLDKTPLREKRVLAGRGGWALFVLCKLAHLALVLIVPLILCHLHGIGWGWVLLAYALSQMCASLLVVFLLLGTHWAQAEFYPAPTGETMPHGWYRHNFATACDWQPEPRWLEHLTGGLNYHLTHHLFPGWNHRHYPALAAAVAEVAQRHDMAYRCIGYRELLAQQQRFLRRMGQP; from the coding sequence ATGGTTGAATCACTGCCGCCGCTGAGTTTTCCCGCCGATGGCGAACAGGCATTCCACCGCGATCTCAAACGTGCGGCGCATGCCTGCCTGGCGGGCGATCATCGCTATGCCGATGCCGCGCGATTGGCCAAGGCCGCGCTGCTGATGGGGTCGTGTATCGGCTTTTACGCGCTGAGCCTGCTGCAGCATCAGCCCTGGGCGTTTTTCCTCTGTTATTTCCTGTTCGTGACCATGGGCATGCTGCTCAACGTCAACGTCAATCACGATGCTTCACACAACGCTTTCCTGCGCGCGCCCTGGGCCAATCGCCTGGTGGGTCGGTTGGTGACGTTGCCGCTGGGCGTCGATCCGGACTATTGGCGCACGCGGCACGTGGATTACCACCATGTTTACGCCAACGTCGAACACTACGATCTGGACACCGAAGAGAACGGCTTTTTCCGCCAGACGCCGTTCCAGCGCTGGCGGCCCCATATGCGCTATCAGCATCTTTACTGGCCGCTGATCGCCGCGCTCTCGTTGCCTTACATCGCCTGGATTTTCGATTGGTCCGATCGGCTCGATAAAACGCCGCTGCGGGAAAAACGCGTGCTGGCCGGGCGCGGCGGTTGGGCGCTGTTCGTGCTGTGCAAGCTGGCCCATCTGGCGCTGGTGCTGATTGTGCCGCTGATCCTGTGTCATTTGCACGGCATCGGTTGGGGATGGGTGTTGCTGGCCTACGCGCTCAGCCAGATGTGCGCCTCGCTGCTGGTGGTGTTCCTGCTGTTGGGCACCCACTGGGCGCAGGCCGAGTTTTACCCGGCGCCGACGGGCGAGACCATGCCGCACGGCTGGTACCGGCACAATTTTGCCACCGCCTGCGACTGGCAGCCCGAGCCGCGCTGGCTGGAGCACCTGACCGGCGGCTTGAACTATCACCTGACGCATCACCTGTTCCCCGGCTGGAATCACCGCCATTACCCGGCGCTGGCCGCTGCGGTGGCGGAGGTGGCGCAGCGGCACGACATGGCGTACCGCTGCATCGGCTATCGCGAACTGCTGGCGCAGCAACAGCGTTTCCTGCGCCGCATGGGGCAGCCATGA
- a CDS encoding phosphatase PAP2 family protein encodes MKNALFRLWQMLLGWGTVGIVYNLTDRLQGAGTLLPPSALDRAIPFSPSAIWLYLSFFLIVPAGYLLAPLQRIKWLTLAMQLTALGAGAVYLLWPTTMAYPQNDGVGISAQLLAALTQVDSPQNCLPSLHMALTVLAVWALSDGERKMRTALWMLWGVAIAFSILQLRRHLFVDLAGGALLALFAGWLALRMQTLRGRVVKGEMG; translated from the coding sequence ATGAAAAACGCACTGTTCAGGCTGTGGCAGATGCTGCTGGGCTGGGGGACGGTTGGCATCGTGTATAACCTGACCGATCGCTTGCAGGGGGCGGGAACGCTGTTGCCGCCGTCGGCGCTTGACCGGGCGATCCCGTTCAGCCCCTCGGCCATCTGGCTTTATCTGTCGTTCTTCCTCATCGTCCCGGCAGGCTATCTGTTGGCGCCACTGCAGCGGATAAAATGGCTGACGCTGGCGATGCAGCTCACCGCGTTGGGCGCCGGTGCGGTTTATCTGTTGTGGCCGACCACCATGGCCTATCCGCAGAACGATGGCGTTGGGATCAGCGCGCAGCTGCTGGCGGCGTTAACCCAGGTGGATTCGCCGCAAAACTGTTTGCCTTCGTTGCACATGGCGTTGACGGTATTGGCGGTGTGGGCGCTGAGCGACGGCGAGCGCAAAATGCGCACGGCGCTGTGGATGCTGTGGGGCGTGGCGATCGCGTTCTCCATTCTGCAACTGCGCCGCCATTTGTTTGTCGATCTGGCCGGCGGCGCGCTGTTGGCGCTGTTCGCCGGCTGGTTGGCTCTGCGCATGCAGACCCTGCGTGGGCGCGTGGTTAAAGGAGAAATGGGATGA
- a CDS encoding acyl-CoA desaturase, with protein MKALRPLAYRRDDSGLHRALMQAAQHYLATNGDHRFADGGMLAKVALLLALCALCYGLSLQQQNGWAFFACYFGFIFIGMFLTVNVVHDASHNAFFRRPWANRWLNALVSVPLGLDPDCWRVRHVLFHHAHNNIEHYDPDIDANGVLRQTPFQRWRPFMRAQRYYWPLVAALTFPYYIWLFDWLDRAGRTRVAARMAQQGVRGWSAFLAGKAAHLLLALAIPCWLLPPAIGIGQILLVYLLSQMLSSLLFVMLIIGTHWAKANFYQAPAQGAMPHGWYHHVFATTFDWLTRPRWLGYWFGGANLHLTHHLFPHWSHRHYPALSRIIGEVAPRFGIDYRLLELEELLRLQQRFLSAMGRKPH; from the coding sequence ATGAAAGCGCTGCGACCGTTAGCCTATCGGCGCGACGACAGCGGGTTGCATCGCGCGCTGATGCAGGCCGCTCAGCATTATCTGGCGACCAACGGCGACCACCGCTTCGCCGACGGCGGCATGCTGGCGAAGGTGGCGCTGCTGCTGGCGCTGTGCGCTCTGTGTTACGGGCTGAGCCTGCAGCAGCAGAACGGCTGGGCGTTTTTCGCCTGTTACTTCGGTTTTATCTTTATCGGCATGTTCCTGACGGTCAATGTGGTGCACGACGCCTCACACAACGCGTTTTTCCGTCGGCCCTGGGCCAACCGCTGGCTGAACGCCCTGGTGAGCGTGCCGCTGGGGCTGGATCCTGACTGCTGGCGCGTGCGGCATGTGTTGTTCCACCATGCCCATAACAATATCGAACATTACGACCCCGACATCGACGCCAACGGCGTGCTGCGGCAAACGCCGTTCCAGCGTTGGCGGCCCTTTATGCGCGCACAGCGTTACTATTGGCCGCTGGTGGCGGCGCTGACGTTCCCGTACTACATCTGGCTGTTCGACTGGCTGGACCGGGCGGGCCGCACTCGCGTGGCGGCCCGCATGGCGCAGCAGGGCGTGCGTGGCTGGAGCGCTTTTCTGGCGGGGAAGGCGGCGCACCTGCTGCTGGCGCTGGCGATCCCGTGCTGGCTGCTGCCGCCGGCCATCGGCATCGGGCAAATCCTGCTGGTCTATTTGCTGAGCCAGATGCTTTCTTCATTGCTGTTCGTGATGTTGATCATCGGCACCCACTGGGCCAAGGCCAACTTTTACCAGGCGCCGGCGCAGGGCGCGATGCCGCACGGCTGGTATCATCATGTGTTCGCCACTACCTTCGACTGGTTGACCCGGCCGCGCTGGCTGGGCTACTGGTTCGGCGGGGCGAACCTGCATTTGACGCATCATCTGTTCCCGCATTGGAGCCACCGCCATTACCCGGCGCTGAGCCGCATTATCGGCGAGGTGGCGCCGCGTTTCGGCATCGACTACCGGCTGCTTGAGTTGGAGGAACTGTTGCGTCTGCAGCAACGCTTCCTCAGCGCGATGGGACGCAAGCCGCACTAG